The DNA segment CCCCGATGCCTGGGGCCACGCGCAGGCCGGCTTCCGCGCCCTCGACGTCTTCGACGGCGTGCTCGACCTCGATATCGCGCTGCGCGGCCGCGTCTGGACGAGCTTCGCCAGCCGCACCTACCACCCGCCGTCGGGCCTCTTCCCCATCCCCAGCGCGGCGACCATCGACGCGCCCACGAGCGGGACCCTCGGCCTCGTGCTCCTGACGCGGCTTCAGAAGCGCGCGAGCGTCTACCTCGTCTATGAGAACGCACTCGCCGAACGCGCCTACGCCGGGACCTTCGTGGTGCCGACTTATCCTTTTGCGCCGCATCACCTCCGCTTCGGCGTCTTCTGGACGCTCTTCGGCTGACCGGCTACACGCCCTCCGGCTCCGCCTCGTCGTCCTTGCGGCGCGTGAGTGCCTCGCGGATCGTCCCCATCGTCACGACGAGGCCGATGCCGATGATGAGGTGGTAGGAAAGCAGCCGCCAGACCGTGACCACCACGCCGCGGGCCGCCAGCGGCAGGAACGGACCGACGAAGAGCATGAACAGCCCCTCCATCCCACCCGACGAGCCTGGCGTGGGGATGAGCAGGGCCGTCAGCCACATCCCGATGATGCGGATCAGCGTCGTGAAGGGGGGGATCTGTGCCACGCTCGCGAGGAGCGCGAAGAGGACGAGGTAGCGGCACATCCAGATTGCCGCCGTGTAGAGGTAGCCCACGACGAAGAAGCCCGGCGACTCCTTGCGGATGACGGTGGCCCGGGCTTCGAGCGCCTCCGTCTCGCGCTCCACGACGGAGGCAAAGCGCTTGAGCCAGCGGAAGCGCACCAGCCACCGCGCTACGCTGCTCAGCACCTGCGGGCGAATGATCGTGGCGAAGGCGAACAGACCCACCCATAGCCACAGGATC comes from the Bacteroidota bacterium genome and includes:
- a CDS encoding lysylphosphatidylglycerol synthase transmembrane domain-containing protein, with product MAPPTPPVASSFRWRDLAWPVALSVVVLGVIVGWTYEPGALTEIAATLDLRVAALAPLALLGMVVIGGVRLRFFSHRHLTWRGGVRGQIAWDFMSAVTPSAIGGAPLAGYFVAKDNRLPVGEAMALMLFAMLMDQVWFATAVPIILIASGYVDVFPEAAGSIGQGLIAAYFVILWLWVGLFAFATIIRPQVLSSVARWLVRFRWLKRFASVVERETEALEARATVIRKESPGFFVVGYLYTAAIWMCRYLVLFALLASVAQIPPFTTLIRIIGMWLTALLIPTPGSSGGMEGLFMLFVGPFLPLAARGVVVTVWRLLSYHLIIGIGLVVTMGTIREALTRRKDDEAEPEGV